Genomic segment of Arachis hypogaea cultivar Tifrunner chromosome 11, arahy.Tifrunner.gnm2.J5K5, whole genome shotgun sequence:
CCTTGACAAAGATGTAGATTGACATTCATCTTACTTGAAATACACGAATGGAGTGAGACAAAGATTGTGTTTTGGATGAATTTCTTGAGAGAATCATCTCTCAGcgtcaatatatatatacataggtaCAGAAATAAAATCCCTTAATATTAGAAGATACAACAGAATCAGATCCCTTAATACTAGGAGATACAACAGAATCAGATATCTAAAGATGGAAACTATATCAAAacagaataaattatataaagcTTGTATTTCTAATCTGATATTCAACACTCCCCCTCAAGCTGGAGCATATAAATCATATGCACCAAGCTTGTTACATATGTATTGTATCTGAGGACCCCGGAGAGTTTTGGTGAAAATATCTGCAAGTTGATCGTTGGAGTTGACAAAGGCTGTTACTATTTCCCCACTTTGCAACTTCTCCCTTATGAAATGGCAATCAATCTCTATGTGCTTGGTCCGTTCATGAAACACAGGGTTGGAAGCAATATGTAAGGCAGCTTGATTATCGCACACCAGTTCCATCTTACTCGGCTCACAAAACTTAAGTTCCTTAACTAATTGCTTCAACCATATAAGTTCACATGTGACAAGTGCCATAGCTCTATATTCAGCTTCCGCACTAGATCTTGCTACAACATTTTGCTTCTTACTCTTCCAAGATATCAAGTTTCCACCAATAAAAACACAATAACCAGATGTAGAACGTCTATCAGATGGAGATCCTGCCCAATCTGCATCAGTATACCCAACAATCTGGTTATGTCCTTTATCTTCATACAACAAACCTTTTCCTGGAGCACCTTTGATATATCTAAGGACTCTAACAGCTGCGTCCCAATGACTATCGCATGGGGAGTCAAGAAACTGACTTAGGATACTTGTGGCAAATGAAATATCTGGCCGAGTGACTGTCAAATAATTCAATCGGCCAATTAATCTGCGATATCTACCAGGATTTGCAAGAGGTTCTCCTTGATCTGGactaagttttgtgttgggatcCATTGGTGTATCTACAGGTCTAGAATCCAACATTTCAGTTTCTTCAAGAATATCCAAAGCATATTTTCTCTGTGAAATACAGATCCCAGCATTAGATTGTGCCACTTCAATTCCTAGAAAATATTTTAACTTCCCCATATCCTTAGTATGAAAGTGATCAAACAAGTGCTGTTTTAACTGAGTGATTCCCTCATGATCATCTCCAATAAtgacaatatcatccacataaacaacCAGATATTTGGAGGTCATGGAGGAAGAATGACGGGAGAAAACTGAATGATCTGCTTCACTCTGAATCATGCCAAATTTAGAAACAACAGCACTAAAGCGACCAAACCAAGCTCGAGTGGATTGTTTCAAGCCATATAAAGATCGGCGTAAATGACATACTAAGCCGGAAGACTCTCCCTGAGCAACAAACCCGGGAGGTTGCTCCATGTATACTTCCTCCTTGAGATCACCATGTAAGAAAGCATTTTTAATATCAAGTTGATGAAGTGGCCAATGGCGAATGGCAGCCATAGAAAGAAAATGACGAACAGAGGCCATCTTCGCAACAGGAGAGAAGGTATCACCATAGTCCAAACCAAATATTTGAGTGTAGCCCTTAGCCACAAGGCGGGCTTTTAATCGATCAATGGTTCCGTCTGAGCCGACCTTAATAGTATAGATCCAACGACAACCCACAGTAGATTTGTCCGGTGGCAATGGAACAAGATCCCAAGTACCAGTAGAATGTAAGGCAGACATCTCCTCAATCATAGCCTAGCGCCACCCTGGATGTGAAAGAGCTTCTGCTGTTGTTTTGGGTATAGAAACAGAAGACAAAGAGGAGGTAAAAGCATAGTGCGAAGATGATAAACGAtggaaactaagaaatttataaATAGGATTAGGATTACGGGTGGAACGAGTACCTTGTCTGAGAGCAATAGGAGGACTACTGCTAATTCCCGAAGAAGAATCCAAGGACGGTTCAGCCACAGGTTCAGGAGATGAGTTATCTTGGACTGCAGGCCGTGGGTGGCGATGATAAACCTGGAGAGGCTTTGTGGGAATAGGAGGCCCATCTAAGTAAGGAACAGGAAGCACCTCCGTAATGGAAGGTGAAGTGATGTCGGGTGCAGAGAAAAAAAGGGTATTCTCAAGAAAAGTGACATCGGCAGACACGAAGAAACGATTAAGAGCTGGAGAATAACAACGATAACCCTTTTGAAATCAAGTGTACCCTAAGAAAACACATTTGATAGAGCGAGCAGTTAACTTGTCTTTGCCTGGGGTAAGATCATGGATGAAACAAGTACAACCAAAGACTCGTAGTGGAAGAGAAAAAATGTGCTCATGAGGAAATAAAATGGAATGAGGAACTTGATTTTGCAAAACAGAAGAAGGCATACGATTAATTAAATAACATGCAGTCAGAACAGCCTCACCCCAAAACTTAAGGGGAACATGAGTATGGAGAAGAAGAGTGCGAGCAGTTTCAATCAAGTGACGATGTTTACGCTCAGCCACACCATTCTGTTGAGGGGTATGAGGACAAGAAGACTGATGTAGAATACCTTGGGAGGACAAGTAAGATGAAAAGGGTGCTGAAAAATACTCACGAGCATTATCACtttgtaaaattttaattgaagttttgaattggttttgaatttcagAACAGAAAGACTTGAAATGTACAAATAATTCAGATCTGTCCTTCATTAAATATAACCAAGTGCAACGAGAAAAGTCATCAATAAAGGTGACAAAATAACGAAAACCAGAATGAGAAGTAACCCGACTAGGTCCCCATACATCAGAATGAATAACAGAAAAAGGAGACGCAGCTCGTGTATTGACACGACTTGAAAAAGAACTACGAACATGTTTACCTAAATGACAAGTTTGGCACTCTAAGGTAGTAAGACGAGATAAACTTGGGACCATAGCTTGTAACTTCGAGAGGCTGGGATGTCCCAGGCGACAATGGACCACGTCCGAAGACTCAACAGCAGCAACAGAAGACACAGTAGTAGTGGGTAAGGCAAGTCGATACAGTCCTTGAGACTCACATCCTGTACCAATCGTCTGTCCCATCCCTCGATCCTGCACAATGACAGAGTCAGCAAAAAAGGTAACAGAACAATTGAGAGAACAAGTAAGTTGGTTAATAGAAATCAAATTGAAAGGACAATTGGGCATGTAAAGAACAGATTTCAAAGGTGACGTGTACCACTCAGTACCAAAACCGACCTAAAATCTCGGCAACAGTAGCTTCTGACTGAGTCAGCCTTATCTTCCAAACCATGATCTATAACAACAGAATCCACTAAACAAGATAGGCGGTAACTCCTCACAACAGAAAGATGCTAATAACCACTCCGATCATAAATATCGGAGCCACTCCACCTCACTCGCCTATAAAACACAGAGAACATAACCCATCGAGAGGTCACAGTTTTTTACTCTTATTCATTATACTTTCTTTCTCTAAAAAAACTCATAttcttacttgagcgtcggagtgctttttgcaggtgctcccgccgCCGTGTTTCAGAGGTATCCAAGGATCATTTACTACGACAACCCTGGCCGACGTATAAGTCCGCCCAGGCTGAATAGTTCTCAAGGGCAAGCACACACCTCGGATCGTTCGgacggaacatttggcgcccaccgtggggcccgaTAAAACTGACCCCACCTTTTTCCTTTATATTTCTAccatttgaattttctttttcagATCACACGATATCCAGACATGGCCGACAACGGAGTCCACCAGCTCACGCAGGCCGAACTTATGGCCCAGATGGCCGAACTTCAAGCAGAGGTCAAGAGACTGGCCGAGCTGTCGGCACAAAATAGCGCCAACAAACGGGATGAAGGCAATCCCAAAAGCTCATCCCAGGGTGTGGCTGACCTATTAATCGCCAACCCCCCGAAGGAGAGACTGACGTTGGATAATCCCTTCTCTGAGGAAATCACAAATTTCCAAATGCCAAAACACTTCACACTACCCTCCTCACTTGAGCCCTATAAGGGGATTGGTGACCCCCGGGCTCACATTAAGAAATTTCagtctatgatgttttttaacggCCCTAACAATGAACCTGTACTTTGTAGAGCTTTCCCGACTTACCTTGACGGAGCCGCTTTACTTTGGTTTTCGAAATTACCTGCAGGTTCGATTTCCTCTTTCGAAGAATTGTCAAAGTCTTTCATTGACTATTTTGCTGCGGCACGAATATACGTCCACGAATCGGATTATCTTGGCACAATTCGCCAAGGTCCTCAGGAGAGTTTGAAGGACTATCTGACCAGATTCGCAGAGGCGACAATGGAGATACCTGACCTGGACCCCGCTGTCCACTTACACGCACTTAAGGCCGGCCTCCGACCTGGAAAGTTTAGGGAAACAATCGCGATCACCAAACCGCGGACATTGGAGGAGTTCAGGGAGAGGGCGGCCGGACAAATGGAAATTGAAGAACTGCgggaggccaacaaaacggaaaGAAGACCCAGAGAGAAGAGGACCGAACACCAAGGTCGCCTCACAACAAAGACCTAGGCAAGCAATTCAAACTTACTCCGAAATTCGACAATTACACCAGATTCAACACGAGAAGAGAAAAGATAATCAAAGAAATACTCAATGCCAAATTCATAAAACCTCCAGCAAGAGCAGGTAGCTATCAAGACCAGAGGTTCGTAGACAAAAGCAAACACTGTGCTTTCCACCAGAAATACGGACACACGACCGACGAATGCATAATAGCCAAAGACCTCTTGGAGAGACTTGCTCGACAAGGCCTACTAGACAAGTACATTGAAGGAAGGAAACATAAAGAGGATGATAGAGACAAGGAAGAACGACAACCGACCTCAGTCAACAAAGAAACTAACAAATGGTCAAATGGTAACCAACCCAAAGCAGTCATAAACTGCATATCCGGAGGATTCGCCGGAGACGGCGAAACAATATCGGCAAGGAAACGCAGTTACCGAGCTATGCTGGCCATCGAAGGAACAGCACCACTAAACAATCAGGAGACACCAGATCTAGAAATCACTTTCAACAAAACAGACATATGCTCGACCGCCCCACACCTAGACGATCCAGTGGTTATCTCCATCCAGACAGGCGATCTATTGGTAAGAAAAGTCCTTTTAGACCCAGGTAGCAGCACAGACGTTCTCTTTTATTCTACCTTCTTAAAAATGAACTTATCTGAAAAAATAATACAACCCTCATCTGGAGAACTAGTGGGGTTCTCCGGAGAAAGGGTACCGATAAAGGGGTATGTATGGCTAAAAACGACAATAGGTGAAAATCCGTTATCCCGAACCCTTGATATACAATACCTGATAGTTGACTGCATTAGTCCCTATAATATTATTCTCGGAAGACCTGCTCTGAACATGTTCAGAGCAGTGATATCAACTTTTCATCTATATGTTAAGTTTCAGGCACAGAACGGCAGGATAGCAACGATCCACTCAGACCGACAACAAGCTCGGCAATGCTACAACTCTAGCCTAAAAAGGTCGGACACGAGACAGAAGCAACACGAGGTCAAAGCAGTACAAACTAGAGAGGAAGTCCTATCCCTAGCCGAGCTTGACCCCCGGGGAGACGCGCAGGAAAGACCCCAACCAACAGACGAACTTCAGAAAATCCAACTGACGTCAAAGTCAGAACAAGTAACATACATTGGTCAAGCACTGCAAGGGCAAGACAGGGCAGATCTCATCAAGTTACTACAAGCCAACTCTGACCTGTTCGCTTGGACTCCATCGGACATGCCAGGAATAAATCCAGACGTCATCTGTCACAAACTCGCCACCAACCTATCAAGCCAACCTATAGCTCAGAGGAAAAGAAACCTAGGAGCAGAGAAATCAAAAGCAGCCCTAGAAGAAACCAGTAAACTCTTACAAGCCAATTTCATCAGGGAGATCCGTTTCACCACGTGGCTCTCaaatgtggtaatggtaagaaaaagctcaggtaaatggcgcatgtgcgtcgattttACAGATTTAAATAAAGCATGCCCTAAAGATGCCTACCCTTTACCATGCATTGACAAGCTTGTCGACAACGCATCAGGTTTCGAAAGCttaagcttcatggatgcatactctgggtataatcagatactCATGCATCCTGAAGACCAAAGCAAAACAGCATTTATAACCGAGCATGGAAACTTTTGTTACTGAGTAATGCCATTTGGcttaaagaatgcaggtgcaacctATCAACGCTTAATGGACAAAGTCTTCCATCACCAAATAGGACGCAACATGGAAATCTACGTAGATGACATGGTCGCCAAGAccagaaaagaaaaatcacattGTGAAGACCTCGGCGAAATATTCGAACAAATCCGAGCTTATAATATGAGACTAAACCCAGAAAAGTGTGCTTTTGGGGTAAAGGGAGGAAAGTTTCTCGGATTCATGCTTACCTCacgaggaatcgaggcaaaccctgAAAAGTGTTCGGCAGTACTCAATATGACGAGCCCTAAAACAATAAAAGAAGTGCAACAATTGGCAGGAAGGATAGCGGCGTTATCTCGATTTTTACCCGCGACATCAAATCGAGCATATCACCTTTTCCAAACAATATCGAAGAACAAAAAGTTTCACTGAACAGAAGAAGGCGAGAAAGCTTTCTCCGAGCTTAAAGTGATCCTATCAACACCACCCGTGCTGCAAAGACCAGAAAACGGTAAACCATTATATTTATACTTGTCTGTTTCAAATTATTCTATAAGCTCGGCCCTTGTACGCGAGACAGGTAAAACACAACAGCCAGTGTACTTCGTCAGCAGAGTCATGCAACCAACAGAGCAACGATATCCGAAGATAGAACAACTCGCACTAGCACTAATAATCACAGCAAGGAGACTTAGACACTACTTCCAAAGCCACACAATCATAGTGAGGACAAACCAACCACTAAGACAGATACTGACGAAGCCAGAACTGGCCGGACGCCTCACCAAATGGTCCATTAAACTTTCAGAGTTCGACATCCAGTTCCAACCTAGGTCGGCACTCAAGGCACAAGTGCTGGCCGACTTCATCTCAGAACTAACGACTAATGAACACGACAAGTCTTGGGAACTACATGTTGACGGAGCATCAAGCCGAGAAGGAAGTGGAGCAGGGGTAATCCTCAAGGAGGGAGACAAAGTAATAGCGGAACAAGCACTCCAGTTCCACTTCCCAGCAAgcaacaaccaagccgaatatgaaGTCCTCATTGCAGGACTCAAACTCGCCTTGAGCCTCCAAGTACGAAGCTTGACAACACATTGCGACTCCCTCCTCGTGGTCCAACAAATCCGAGGAGAATTTCAGGTAAAAGATCCCTTGCTAGAGCAATACTGGCTCATAGCGAAggatcttatttcaaaattcgaTGCATTTAGCATACTGCATGTTTATAGAGAAAAAAATGTGAGAGCGGATGTACTATCCAAGCTCGCAGCCACTAGGGCAGACACACAAACATCCACACTAACACAACTCTCACTAAAAAAGCCGAGCACTGATTTATTACATGTGACGAACATTAACCGCCTCCATGATTGGAGGACTCTTTTCCTTGAATACATTAATACAGGCGCTATACCAAGAGACGAGCTCAAACCCCAGCACTTCAGACGAAAGGCCAGCCTTTACACAAGCATAGAAGGAAAACTATATAGACGAGGGCTCTCACAACCCCTGCTAAAATGCTTAAGCAAAGACGAAGCAAAAGAAGTAATGGACGAAGTCCACGAGGGAGTCTGTGGAAACCACATCGGGGGACGAGCATTGGCAGCTAAGATCGTCCGAACCGGGTATTACTGGCCAACCATAAAAAGGGATTGCATAACAAAAGTCAAAACATGTGACAACTGTCAGAAACATGCAGCCATTTCCTCAAAGCCAGCCGAGCTACTACATAGCATGGAGGTAAGCTGGCCATTCCACAGATGGGGGCTCGATATCCTCGGTCCATTCCCAATAGCGCCGGGCCAGGTCAACTTTCTTTTAGTAGCAATCGATTATTTCTCAAAATGGATAGAGGCGCAACCATTAGCACGGATAACAGCCGAAAAGGTACGATCATTTATATGGAAAAACATTATATGCCGATTTGGAATACCTAGGGAGATCATATCTGATAATGGTAGGCAGTTTACAGATAATAAACTCGGctcatttctaaaaaatttttacatCAAGCATCATTTTAGctcggtcgagcacccacaaaccaatgggcaggccAAGGCTGCTAACCGAGTAATATTGCAGGCAATAAAGAAAAAACTAAATGATGCAAAAGGAGAATGGGCGGAACTGATCCCAGAAATATTGTGGGGATACAACACAACAATACAGACAACTACGGGCGAAACACCTT
This window contains:
- the LOC140176022 gene encoding uncharacterized protein, coding for MTESAKKVTEQLREQITRYPDMADNGVHQLTQAELMAQMAELQAEVKRLAELSAQNSANKRDEGNPKSSSQGVADLLIANPPKERLTLDNPFSEEITNFQMPKHFTLPSSLEPYKGIGDPRAHIKKFQSMMFFNGPNNEPVLCRAFPTYLDGAALLWFSKLPAGSISSFEELSKSFIDYFAAARIYVHESDYLGTIRQGPQESLKDYLTRFAEATMEIPDLDPAVHLHALKAGLRPGKFRETIAITKPRTLEEFRERAAGQMEIEELREANKTERRPREKRTEHQARAGSYQDQRFVDKSKHCAFHQKYGHTTDECIIAKDLLERLARQGLLDKYIEGRKHKEDDRDKEERQPTSVNKETNKWSNGNQPKAVINCISGGFAGDGETISARKRSYRAMLAIEGTAPLNNQETPDLEITFNKTDICSTAPHLDDPVVISIQTGDLLVRKVLLDPGSSTDVLFYSTFLKMNLSEKIIQPSSGELVGFSGERVPIKGYVWLKTTIGENPLSRTLDIQYLIVDCISPYNIILGRPALNMFRAVISTFHLYVKFQAQNGRIATIHSDRQQARQCYNSSLKRSDTRQKQHEVKAVQTREEVLSLAELDPRGDAQERPQPTDELQKIQLTSKSEQVTYIGQALQGQDRADLIKLLQANSDLFAWTPSDMPGINPDVICHKLATNLSSQPIAQRKRNLGAEKSKAALEETSKLLQANFIREIRFTTWLSNVVMNAGATYQRLMDKVFHHQIGRNMEIYVDDMVAKTRKEKSHCEDLGEIFEQIRAYNMRLNPEKCAFGVKGGKFLGFMLTSRGIEANPEKCSAVLNMTSPKTIKEVQQLAGRIAALSRFLPATSNRAYHLFQTISKNKKFH
- the LOC112720965 gene encoding uncharacterized protein; protein product: MQPTEQRYPKIEQLALALIITARRLRHYFQSHTIIVRTNQPLRQILTKPELAGRLTKWSIKLSEFDIQFQPRSALKAQVLADFISELTTNEHDKSWELHVDGASSREGSGAGVILKEGDKVIAEQALQFHFPASNNQAEYEVLIAGLKLALSLQVRSLTTHCDSLLVVQQIRGEFQVKDPLLEQYWLIAKDLISKFDAFSILHVYREKNVRADVLSKLAATRADTQTSTLTQLSLKKPSTDLLHVTNINRLHDWRTLFLEYINTGAIPRDELKPQHFRRKASLYTSIEGKLYRRGLSQPLLKCLSKDEAKEVMDEVHEGVCGNHIGGRALAAKIVRTGYYWPTIKRDCITKVKTCDNCQKHAAISSKPAELLHSMEVSWPFHRWGLDILGPFPIAPGQVNFLLVAIDYFSKWIEAQPLARITAEKVRSFIWKNIICRFGIPREIISDNGRQFTDNKLGSFLKNFYIKHHFSSVEHPQTNGQAKAANRVILQAIKKKLNDAKGEWAELIPEILWGYNTTIQTTTGETPFKLVYGSEALIPIEVGIPTLRTELYDEQHNLQARNAELDLAEETRELAAIRQSSKTNNRKKTQQEGTAEDVHGSRVPFSHQLTLSVVSLRQKLFSGQNLVKHQTHSEATPESEPESQVRPVPQISPPSTAACADTRRPFSCAWSSRASAPDARERHAPHPRLFPALASLLQVFSSRF